A single region of the uncultured Draconibacterium sp. genome encodes:
- the rpsH gene encoding 30S ribosomal protein S8, with protein sequence MSKVTDPIADYLTRVRNAIMAKNRVVDIPASNLKKEMTKLLKEKGYILNYKFEEGVGVQGNIKIALKYNPETKVSAIKALERISKPGLRQYCDTNSIPRVLNGLGIAIISTSKGVITDKEARELNVGGEVLCYVY encoded by the coding sequence ATGAGTAAAGTAACAGATCCAATAGCAGATTATCTGACAAGGGTAAGAAATGCAATTATGGCGAAAAACCGTGTAGTTGACATTCCTGCTTCAAACTTAAAAAAAGAAATGACCAAACTTTTAAAAGAGAAAGGTTACATCTTAAACTACAAATTTGAAGAAGGTGTTGGCGTTCAGGGTAACATTAAAATTGCGTTGAAATACAATCCAGAAACAAAAGTATCTGCAATAAAAGCGTTAGAACGCATCAGTAAACCAGGTTTACGTCAGTACTGCGACACAAACAGTATCCCACGTGTACTAAATGGTTTAGGCATAGCAATAATCTCTACCTCGAAAGGTGTAATTACCGATAAAGAAGCTCGCGAGCTTAACGTAGGTGGAGAAGTTTTATGTTACGTGTATTAA
- the rpsN gene encoding 30S ribosomal protein S14 translates to MAKESMKAREVKRAKLVEKYAEKRARLKAEGDWEGLQKLPKNSAKVRLHNRCKLSGRPKGYMRQFGISRIDFREMASNGLIPGVKKASW, encoded by the coding sequence ATGGCTAAAGAATCAATGAAAGCACGCGAAGTGAAACGTGCAAAACTAGTTGAGAAATACGCCGAAAAACGTGCCAGATTGAAAGCTGAAGGCGATTGGGAAGGTTTGCAAAAACTACCTAAAAACTCGGCAAAAGTACGTTTGCACAATCGATGCAAACTTAGCGGCCGTCCGAAAGGGTATATGCGCCAATTCGGAATCAGCAGGATTGATTTTAGGGAAATGGCTTCAAATGGCTTGATTCCAGGAGTTAAAAAGGCAAGTTGGTAA
- the rplE gene encoding 50S ribosomal protein L5: protein MAYVPTLKKKYQEEIIPALKKEYDYSSVMQVPKLEKIILNQGVGAAIADKKLIDVAQTEMTMIAGQKAVQTLSKKDISNFKLRKKMPIGVRVTLRRDQMYEFLDRLIAVALPRIRDFKGIESKMDGRGNYTLGVPEQIIFPEIVLDKVSKINGMNITFVTSAKTDEEGFALLKELGLPFKNVKKN, encoded by the coding sequence ATGGCTTACGTACCAACTCTTAAGAAGAAATATCAGGAAGAAATAATCCCTGCTTTAAAGAAAGAGTATGATTACTCTTCAGTAATGCAGGTTCCGAAATTAGAAAAGATCATCCTTAACCAGGGTGTTGGAGCAGCAATCGCCGACAAAAAACTGATCGACGTAGCTCAAACCGAAATGACAATGATCGCCGGCCAGAAAGCCGTACAAACTTTGTCAAAAAAGGATATCTCTAATTTCAAATTGAGAAAGAAAATGCCAATTGGCGTGCGTGTAACATTACGTCGCGACCAAATGTATGAATTCCTAGATCGTTTAATTGCTGTGGCATTGCCACGTATTCGCGACTTTAAAGGTATCGAAAGCAAAATGGACGGCCGTGGAAACTACACTCTTGGCGTTCCGGAACAAATTATTTTCCCGGAGATCGTACTTGATAAAGTAAGTAAGATCAATGGAATGAATATTACCTTTGTCACTTCTGCAAAAACCGATGAAGAAGGTTTTGCTTTGTTGAAAGAATTAGGTTTACCATTTAAAAACGTTAAAAAGAACTAG
- the rplX gene encoding 50S ribosomal protein L24, which produces MQKKLHIKKGDTVVVIAGNSKGQKGRVLEVIRKTDRAIVEGVNMMKKHTKPNAEAPQGGIIEREAPVHISNLMLVDPKTGEATRVGKKLNDEGKLVRISKKTGEEIK; this is translated from the coding sequence ATGCAGAAAAAGTTACACATAAAAAAAGGTGACACTGTGGTTGTGATCGCTGGTAACAGTAAAGGCCAGAAAGGTCGTGTACTGGAAGTGATCCGAAAAACCGACAGAGCAATAGTTGAAGGTGTTAACATGATGAAAAAGCATACCAAACCTAACGCGGAAGCGCCACAGGGTGGTATCATTGAACGAGAAGCACCGGTGCATATTTCTAACCTTATGTTGGTTGATCCTAAAACAGGTGAAGCTACACGTGTAGGAAAGAAATTGAATGACGAAGGTAAATTAGTTCGTATTTCGAAAAAAACAGGAGAGGAGATTAAGTAA
- the rplN gene encoding 50S ribosomal protein L14: MVQQESRCSVADNSGAKEVLVIRVLGGTRKRYASLGDTVVVTVKSALAGGEMKKGTVSRAIVVRTKKENRRQDGSYIRFDDNAVVLLNNAGEMRGTRIFGPVARELREKNMKIISLAPEVL, from the coding sequence ATGGTACAACAAGAATCAAGATGTTCGGTAGCCGATAACAGTGGAGCAAAAGAAGTTTTAGTGATCCGTGTATTAGGCGGAACTCGCAAACGTTATGCTTCATTGGGCGACACTGTTGTGGTTACTGTAAAAAGTGCACTTGCCGGAGGCGAGATGAAAAAAGGTACTGTATCACGCGCAATTGTTGTACGTACGAAGAAAGAAAACCGTCGTCAGGATGGTTCTTATATTCGTTTCGACGATAACGCAGTAGTACTTCTAAATAACGCTGGTGAAATGCGTGGAACACGTATTTTCGGGCCTGTAGCACGTGAATTACGCGAGAAGAATATGAAAATTATCTCACTCGCTCCAGAAGTATTGTAA